In Collimonas arenae, a single genomic region encodes these proteins:
- a CDS encoding winged helix-turn-helix domain-containing protein, whose protein sequence is MANSKSIRLRVLQGEIIAFGPGKAALLLAIQQSGSISAAARAIGMSYRRAWLLVEAMNQCFKQPLVATATGGAKGGGAQVTATGQEVLAHYQAMQARAEAAVAADMAYFAGLMAPQGSPAPTPEH, encoded by the coding sequence ATGGCAAATTCCAAATCGATACGGCTCAGAGTGTTGCAAGGCGAGATCATCGCCTTCGGTCCAGGCAAGGCGGCGCTGCTGCTGGCGATACAGCAAAGCGGCTCAATTTCTGCGGCGGCGCGCGCAATCGGCATGTCTTACCGGCGCGCCTGGTTGCTGGTCGAGGCAATGAACCAGTGTTTCAAGCAGCCTTTGGTGGCGACTGCAACCGGCGGCGCCAAGGGCGGCGGGGCGCAGGTGACCGCGACGGGACAGGAAGTCTTGGCACATTACCAGGCGATGCAGGCCAGGGCTGAGGCTGCAGTGGCGGCCGACATGGCGTATTTTGCCGGCTTGATGGCGCCGCAGGGCAGTCCTGCTCCTACGCCAGAGCACTAA
- the modA gene encoding molybdate ABC transporter substrate-binding protein, whose amino-acid sequence MLCRFKRLVIASAFPLFLLTPAVHAADLVVSAAASLTNAFKELGQSFEAQNPDTKVLLNFAASDVLLQQIIKGAPADVFASADQEAMNKAESEKAVQPASRKNFANNQIVLIVPADSTLPIAQLQDLTLPAVKRVAYGNPASVPVGRYTKAALEHVNLWDAVSAKGVPAQNVRQSLDYVARGEVEAGFVFSTDAAIMPDKVKVALRVPSQTPVSYPIAVTTNTKQAEMAAKFVAYVLSPTGQATLARYGFLKP is encoded by the coding sequence ATGTTGTGCCGCTTCAAACGCCTTGTTATAGCTAGCGCCTTTCCCCTTTTCCTGCTGACGCCGGCAGTCCATGCCGCCGACCTGGTGGTTTCGGCTGCGGCCAGCCTGACCAATGCCTTCAAGGAACTGGGCCAGTCTTTTGAAGCGCAAAATCCGGATACCAAGGTGCTGCTCAACTTCGCCGCTTCCGATGTCTTGCTACAGCAGATTATTAAGGGCGCGCCGGCCGACGTGTTTGCTTCGGCCGACCAGGAAGCCATGAACAAGGCCGAATCGGAAAAAGCGGTGCAACCTGCGAGCCGCAAGAATTTCGCAAACAACCAGATCGTGTTGATCGTGCCGGCTGACAGCACGCTGCCTATCGCACAATTGCAAGACCTGACCCTGCCCGCAGTAAAACGCGTGGCCTATGGCAATCCGGCGTCGGTGCCGGTCGGCCGCTATACCAAGGCGGCGCTGGAACATGTGAATTTATGGGATGCCGTATCGGCCAAGGGTGTGCCGGCGCAAAATGTGCGGCAAAGCCTGGATTACGTGGCGCGCGGCGAAGTCGAAGCCGGCTTTGTGTTTTCTACCGATGCCGCGATCATGCCCGACAAGGTGAAAGTCGCCTTGCGCGTGCCTTCGCAAACACCGGTGAGCTACCCGATCGCGGTAACCACCAATACCAAGCAGGCTGAGATGGCGGCCAAATTCGTCGCTTATGTTTTGTCACCCACCGGCCAGGCCACGCTGGCACGCTACGGCTTCTTGAAACCCTGA
- the modB gene encoding molybdate ABC transporter permease subunit, producing the protein MNSGVWVALLLSLKVAGWATLLNMLFGVAAAYGLSRWRSPARDLVDAVLTLPLVLPPTVLGYYLLVLLGRRGVFGAWLEKWDIELVFTWQGAVIAATIVAFPLVLKSARAAFENVDSQLENAARVLGVSEAGVFFRVTLPLASKGILAGVLLAFARALGEFGATLMIAGNLPGRTQTLSVAIYEAVQAGDDQTANLLVLITSATCIVVLLIAGRLLPKSQRRRES; encoded by the coding sequence ATGAACAGCGGTGTCTGGGTAGCCCTTTTGCTGTCGTTGAAAGTCGCGGGCTGGGCCACCCTGCTCAATATGCTGTTCGGTGTTGCCGCGGCCTATGGTTTGTCGCGCTGGCGCTCGCCGGCACGCGATCTGGTCGATGCCGTCCTGACCTTGCCGCTGGTGCTGCCGCCGACCGTACTCGGCTACTATCTGCTGGTGCTGCTCGGACGCCGCGGCGTATTCGGCGCCTGGCTGGAGAAATGGGACATCGAGTTGGTTTTCACCTGGCAAGGCGCAGTGATCGCCGCCACCATCGTCGCCTTTCCGCTAGTTCTCAAATCCGCACGCGCAGCCTTCGAGAACGTCGATTCGCAATTGGAAAACGCCGCCCGCGTACTCGGCGTTTCAGAGGCCGGAGTGTTCTTTCGCGTCACCTTGCCGCTCGCCTCCAAAGGCATCCTGGCCGGCGTCTTGCTGGCCTTCGCCCGTGCGCTCGGCGAATTCGGCGCGACGCTGATGATCGCCGGCAACCTTCCCGGCCGCACCCAGACTTTGTCAGTGGCGATTTATGAAGCGGTGCAAGCCGGCGACGACCAGACTGCCAATCTGCTGGTGCTAATCACTTCCGCCACCTGCATCGTGGTGTTGCTGATCGCCGGCCGCCTGCTGCCGAAAAGCCAG